One window from the genome of Caldibacillus debilis DSM 16016 encodes:
- a CDS encoding DRTGG domain-containing protein has product MATKHEKILKYIEELPVGWKISVRQIAKDLNVSEGTAYRAIKEAESRGYVSTIERVGTIRIQQKRKENIEKLTFAEVVNIVEGQVLGGKGGLHKTLNKFVIGAMEVDAMMRYTEAGNLLIVGNRTKAQEYALRAGAAVLITGGFDTEERVKRLANELDLPVISTSYDTFTVATIINRAIFDQLIKKEILLVEDILIPKEKSFYLRDGDRVERWFELNKQSNHTRFPVIDDNGKVVGVVTSKDVLNADRKTKIEKIMSKQPITTNAKTSVAAASHKMIWEGIEILPVVDEDNRFQGLISRQDVLKALHTNQRQPHVGERIDDIIASQLELADQEKGEFVYKFTITPQMTNVHGSLSTAVLTSVIVESANRVLHLTKKRDIIVESLTTYFIKPIQLDQTIEVQPKILELGRKFGKMEVEVFHEGMIVSKAVMMFQIIDR; this is encoded by the coding sequence TTGGCGACCAAACACGAGAAAATATTAAAGTATATTGAAGAACTGCCCGTCGGATGGAAGATTTCCGTAAGACAGATCGCCAAGGACTTGAACGTGAGCGAAGGGACGGCTTACCGGGCCATCAAGGAGGCGGAAAGCCGGGGCTATGTGAGCACCATCGAACGGGTGGGAACGATCCGGATCCAGCAAAAACGAAAAGAGAATATAGAAAAACTGACCTTCGCCGAAGTGGTCAACATCGTGGAAGGACAAGTCCTGGGGGGGAAGGGCGGCCTCCATAAAACACTGAACAAATTCGTCATCGGGGCCATGGAAGTGGACGCGATGATGCGCTATACGGAGGCGGGGAATTTATTGATCGTCGGCAACCGGACGAAGGCCCAGGAATATGCTTTGCGGGCGGGGGCGGCCGTTTTGATCACCGGAGGTTTTGATACGGAAGAGCGGGTGAAACGGCTGGCCAATGAACTGGACTTGCCCGTGATCTCCACCTCCTATGATACATTCACCGTGGCCACGATCATCAACCGGGCGATCTTCGACCAATTGATCAAAAAAGAGATTCTGCTGGTGGAAGACATCCTGATCCCGAAGGAAAAATCCTTTTATTTGCGGGATGGGGACCGGGTCGAACGGTGGTTTGAACTGAACAAACAATCGAACCACACCCGGTTTCCGGTGATCGACGACAACGGGAAAGTGGTGGGCGTCGTCACGTCCAAGGACGTGCTCAACGCCGACAGGAAAACGAAGATCGAGAAAATCATGTCGAAGCAGCCGATTACGACCAACGCGAAGACCAGCGTTGCCGCCGCTTCCCATAAAATGATTTGGGAAGGCATCGAAATCTTGCCCGTGGTGGACGAGGACAACCGCTTCCAAGGCCTGATCAGCCGGCAGGATGTTTTAAAGGCGCTGCATACCAACCAAAGGCAGCCCCACGTCGGCGAGAGGATCGACGACATTATCGCCAGCCAGCTCGAGCTCGCCGACCAGGAAAAAGGGGAGTTTGTTTATAAATTTACCATCACCCCGCAGATGACCAATGTCCACGGTTCCCTGTCCACCGCTGTCCTGACGTCGGTGATCGTCGAATCGGCGAACCGGGTGTTGCATCTGACGAAAAAACGGGATATCATCGTGGAAAGCTTGACGACCTATTTCATCAAGCCGATCCAGCTCGACCAGACGATCGAAGTGCAGCCGAAGATCTTGGAATTGGGACGAAAATTCGGCAAAATGGAAGTGGAAGTGTTTCACGAGGGAATGATCGTCAGCAAAGCGGTGATGATGTTCCAAATTATCGACCGCTGA
- a CDS encoding metal-dependent hydrolase, which translates to MKISYHGHAIVQIKTDGKEILIDPFITGNPLTDLQVEREAPDVIVLTHGHGDHLGDTVELAKKKNALVIAINELAEYLGRKGLKTHGINIGGSYRFDFGTVKLTQAFHSNSIVEEDGTIVYLGMPAGVLLTIEGKTIYHAGDTALFSDMKLIGERHPIDLAFLPIGDNFTMGPEDAAYAAKLLNAKTVVPIHYNTFPVIQQDPEAFVAKLEGGNGKVLKPGDEIEL; encoded by the coding sequence ATGAAAATTTCCTATCATGGACATGCGATCGTCCAAATCAAAACGGACGGGAAGGAAATCTTGATCGACCCGTTTATTACCGGCAACCCGCTGACGGATTTGCAGGTCGAAAGGGAAGCGCCGGATGTGATCGTTTTAACCCACGGCCACGGGGACCATTTGGGGGATACGGTGGAGCTTGCCAAAAAGAAAAACGCCCTCGTGATCGCCATCAACGAGCTGGCGGAATATTTGGGCCGCAAAGGGCTGAAAACCCACGGGATTAACATCGGCGGTTCCTACCGTTTCGATTTCGGCACGGTGAAATTGACGCAGGCATTCCACAGCAACAGCATCGTGGAGGAAGACGGTACCATCGTTTATCTCGGCATGCCCGCCGGCGTCCTTTTGACCATTGAAGGAAAAACGATCTATCACGCCGGGGACACGGCCCTGTTCTCCGACATGAAGCTGATCGGGGAACGGCATCCGATCGACCTGGCTTTCCTGCCGATCGGCGACAATTTCACGATGGGGCCGGAAGACGCGGCCTATGCCGCCAAACTGTTGAACGCCAAAACCGTCGTCCCGATTCATTACAATACGTTCCCGGTGATTCAGCAGGATCCGGAAGCCTTCGTGGCGAAGTTGGAAGGCGGAAACGGCAAGGTGCTGAAACCGGGCGATGAGATTGAACTTTAA
- a CDS encoding carbohydrate binding domain-containing protein has translation MGFRKKSKMILHLLLAVFLLSLLPGKTSGAGKKDPFPEYAGPVELLQPLNSVPTIYDGAAGKEDGHDVLYTTSKGVPAMFHVIDLDDYKLLRSFPLEGAADSWQHEVAPDGTVYIAAGKTLWGYSPETKKVTPLAAIPESSLWALAVDEESNAYIGTYPNGKVFQYQAKTGKLRDYGKMIGEIGQEYVRSMDYHQGYIYAGTAHKKIIKLNVETGEKTDIAEPLNEQGFVYDLDIADGRYLFARYSESKNMYIYDLQEEKWLDVKLENVSGLHVADSLDNKVYFVADGKLKYIDLLTFQIGETAIPYTSVLRGADWVEIENDPRLPGKSLVTISFDGKVNFFNVETESLVQYPSIVPPTANVINKIFAYSADKIYISGMTGATGALYNPKTNTASSFALGQADSIHSWNGRVYFGVYPDGSIQTLDPDAEPAGPVTKIFTLGNEQDRIHAMTDGGGKLFIGSIATYGRLGGALTVYDGQSYKVFRNVVENQSVIGLAYKDGKVYGSTTIYGGLGSTPAANEAKIFVWDPVREAKTQETGLQIDGLGKPEHIGELTVGPKDGYIWGASKGFVFALDPRTLKVVKSVEVVKNPAMGAWNSIHLEWSKSGFLYANIGNELYVIDPVTLKYKFIVNTVSFTLGKDGDIYFSKGDNRTVLAKIRVIEKGKWKKMHVKNPGFEAGLSGWTSMFQTGEGYSFAVTDEKSRKGRYSLKIDDRWQNRSVAVYSDPIPVRPRGIYKGSVQLFIESGTPSLLIRIYDREGRQLAEEAVQVKNGEQRWQKIEKIIAAPENAAYARLFALSTSYALTSAYFDDFAFYALKEKPDKGEAGSVRKKGI, from the coding sequence TTGGGTTTCAGAAAAAAATCAAAAATGATACTTCATCTGCTTCTTGCGGTTTTTCTCCTCTCCTTGCTGCCCGGCAAGACGTCCGGGGCCGGCAAAAAAGATCCCTTTCCCGAATATGCCGGCCCCGTCGAGCTGCTGCAGCCTTTGAACAGCGTGCCGACCATATACGACGGCGCGGCGGGAAAAGAGGACGGCCACGATGTTTTGTATACGACCTCCAAAGGGGTCCCGGCCATGTTCCATGTCATCGATTTGGACGATTATAAATTGCTCCGCTCTTTTCCCTTGGAAGGGGCGGCCGATTCTTGGCAGCATGAAGTCGCGCCCGACGGAACGGTTTATATTGCCGCCGGAAAAACCCTTTGGGGATATTCCCCGGAAACAAAAAAAGTGACCCCGTTGGCCGCCATTCCCGAATCTTCCTTGTGGGCCCTCGCCGTCGATGAAGAAAGCAACGCCTATATCGGAACCTATCCGAACGGAAAAGTGTTCCAATATCAGGCAAAGACGGGGAAGTTGCGCGATTACGGAAAAATGATCGGCGAAATCGGCCAGGAGTACGTCCGGTCGATGGATTATCATCAAGGATACATTTATGCGGGAACCGCCCACAAGAAAATCATCAAACTGAACGTGGAAACCGGGGAAAAGACCGATATTGCGGAACCGCTGAACGAACAAGGTTTCGTCTACGACCTTGACATCGCCGACGGCCGTTATTTGTTCGCCAGGTACTCGGAATCGAAAAACATGTATATTTATGATTTGCAGGAAGAAAAATGGCTCGATGTCAAACTGGAGAACGTAAGCGGCCTCCATGTCGCGGATTCGTTAGACAACAAGGTGTATTTTGTCGCCGATGGAAAATTAAAATATATCGACTTATTAACCTTCCAAATCGGCGAAACCGCCATCCCGTACACGAGCGTTTTGCGCGGGGCGGATTGGGTGGAGATCGAAAACGATCCGCGGCTCCCCGGGAAAAGTCTCGTGACCATCAGCTTTGACGGGAAAGTGAACTTTTTCAACGTGGAAACGGAAAGCCTGGTCCAGTATCCCTCCATTGTTCCCCCGACGGCGAATGTGATCAACAAGATTTTCGCCTATTCGGCGGATAAGATTTACATCAGCGGAATGACCGGGGCAACGGGGGCGCTTTACAATCCGAAGACCAACACGGCTTCCTCCTTTGCTTTGGGGCAAGCCGATTCCATCCATTCCTGGAACGGACGGGTGTATTTCGGGGTCTATCCGGACGGCAGCATTCAAACGCTGGATCCGGACGCGGAACCGGCAGGGCCGGTCACGAAAATATTCACGCTGGGGAACGAACAGGACCGAATTCACGCGATGACCGACGGCGGGGGCAAATTGTTCATCGGGAGCATCGCCACTTACGGGAGGCTCGGCGGAGCCTTGACCGTCTATGACGGACAATCGTACAAAGTCTTCAGAAATGTTGTGGAGAATCAAAGCGTGATCGGTTTGGCTTATAAAGACGGAAAGGTATACGGATCGACCACGATTTACGGCGGATTGGGAAGCACCCCGGCCGCAAATGAGGCGAAGATCTTTGTTTGGGATCCCGTCCGCGAGGCAAAAACGCAAGAAACCGGGCTGCAGATCGACGGGCTCGGAAAGCCGGAGCATATCGGGGAATTGACGGTCGGGCCGAAGGACGGCTATATCTGGGGAGCTTCCAAAGGGTTCGTCTTTGCGTTGGATCCCCGGACGTTGAAAGTGGTAAAAAGCGTCGAGGTCGTCAAAAATCCGGCCATGGGGGCGTGGAATTCCATCCATCTGGAGTGGTCGAAATCGGGGTTCCTCTATGCGAACATCGGCAACGAATTATATGTCATCGATCCTGTTACTTTGAAGTACAAGTTTATCGTGAATACCGTCTCCTTCACCCTCGGAAAAGACGGGGACATCTATTTTTCCAAGGGGGATAACCGGACGGTGCTGGCCAAGATCCGGGTGATCGAAAAGGGCAAATGGAAAAAAATGCACGTGAAAAATCCCGGCTTTGAAGCCGGCCTCTCCGGCTGGACATCCATGTTCCAAACCGGCGAAGGCTACAGCTTTGCCGTCACGGACGAGAAATCCCGCAAAGGCCGCTACAGTTTAAAAATCGACGACCGATGGCAAAACCGGTCCGTTGCCGTCTACAGCGATCCGATTCCGGTCCGGCCCCGCGGGATCTATAAAGGCAGCGTCCAGCTGTTTATCGAATCCGGGACGCCGTCGCTGTTGATCCGCATATACGACCGCGAGGGGCGCCAGCTGGCGGAAGAGGCCGTTCAAGTCAAAAACGGGGAACAAAGGTGGCAGAAGATCGAGAAAATCATTGCGGCCCCCGAAAATGCCGCCTATGCCCGCCTGTTCGCCTTAAGCACATCCTATGCTTTGACCTCCGCCTATTTCGATGATTTCGCCTTTTATGCGTTAAAGGAAAAACCGGACAAAGGCGAAGCCGGATCCGTTCGCAAAAAGGGGATTTAG